In Nocardia sp. NBC_00403, the DNA window TTGGTCAGGTCGGTGACGAAGGTGTTCACCGGGAAGTCCGCGCCGACCGCGTCGTTGGACACGGCCTCGATGTCGTTCTTCTGCTGCTCGGAAAGCTGCCCTTGCCAATTGAAGTCGAAGCGCAGGTAGCCGGGCTTGTTCAGCGAGCCCGCCTGCACCGCGTTCGGGCCGAGGATCTGGCGTAGCGCGGCGTGCACCATGTGCGTGCCGGAGTGGCCCTGGGTGGCGCCACGCCGCCAAGCCGGATCGGCCTGCGCGAGCACGACATCGCCCTCGGTGAGCTGGCCCTGCTCGACGGTGGTCTTGTGCACCCACAGCTTCTTGGCGATCTTCTGCACATCGTTCACGCGCAGCTTCACCCCGGCGGCGGTGATCGAGCCGCGGTCGGCGATCTGGCCACCGGACTCCGCGTACAGCGGGCTGCGATCGAGAATCACCTCGACGTCCTGCCCGACCGTGGCGACGGGAACCCGGACGCCGTCGGCGATCAACGCCAGCACGTGCGCCTCGGAGGTCAGCTCGTCGAAGCCGGTGAACTCGGTGGCGCCACGGTCGACGAGCTCCTTGTAGACCGACAGATCGGCGTGCGCGTGCTTGCGGGCCTGCGCATCGTCCTTGGCGCGCTTGCGCTGCTCGGCCATCAGCGAGCGGAATCCGTCCTCGTCCACCGCGAGGCCGGCCTCGGCGGCCATCTCCAGGGTGAGGTCGATCGGGAAACCGTAGGTGTCGTGCAGGGTGAAGGCATCCGAGCCCGCAATGGTGTTGCTGCCCTTGGCCTTCACGGCCGCGGCCGTGTTGTCGAACAGGGTCGAGCCGGTGTTCAGCGTCTTGAGGAACGCTGTCTCCTCGCCGACCGCGACGGTCTCGATGCGGCGGAAATCGGTGGCGAGCTCCGGGTAGGACGGGGACATCAGGTCGCTGACGACCTTCATGAAATCGCCCATGACCGGCTTCTCCGCGCCGAGCAGCCGAGCCGAGCGCACGATCCGGCGCAGCAGCCTGCGCAGCACGTAGCCGCGGCCGTCGTTGCCGGGGTTGACGCCGTCGGCGATCAACATGGCGCCGGTGCGGGCGTGGTCGGCGATCACGCGGAAGCGCACGTCGTCCTCATGCGTGACGCCATAGGACCGGCCGGTCAGTTCCTCGGCCTTGTCGATGATCGGGCGCAGCAGATCGGTCTCGTACACGTTGTCCACGCCCTGCAGCAGGAACGCGACGCGCTCGACACCCATACCGGTATCGATGTTCTTCTTGGGCAGCGGGCCGAGGATCTCGAAGTTGTCCTTGCCGGTGCCCGCGCCGCGCTCGTTCTGCATGAACACGAGGTTCCAGATTTCGAGATAGCGGTCCTCGTCGGCCTCGGGACCGCCCTCGATGCCGTATTCGGGGCCGCGGTCGAAGTAGATCTCCGAGCACGGGCCGCACGGGCCGGGGATGCCCATCGACCAGTAGTTGTCGGCCATGCCTCGGCGCTGGATGCGCTCGACGGGCACGCCGACCTCGAGCCAGATCTGCTCCGCCTCGTCGTCGTCGAGATAGACAGTGGCCCACAGTCGTTGCGGATCGAAGCCGTAGCCGCCGTCCTCGACGCTGCCGGTCAGCAGCGACCAGGCGAAGGTGATCGCCTCGCGCTTGAAGTAGTCGCCGAAGCTGAAGTTGCCCGCCATCTGGAAGAAGGTGTTGTGCCGGGTGGTGACGCCGACGTTTTCGATGTCACCGGTGCGCACGCACTTCTGGACGCTGGTCGCGGTCGCGTAGGGCGGGGTCTGCTGACCGAGGAAGAACGGAACGAACTGCACCATGCCTGCGTTGACGAACAGCAGGTTCGGGTCGGCCAGGATCAGCGAGGCACTCGGCACCTCGGTATGGCCGGCACGGACGAAATGGTCCAGGAAGCGCCGTCGAATCTCGTGGGTCTGCACAGGTATCCAGCCTACCGGTGTGCCGCATCCGAATTTTCAGGGACCGGGGTGGTCCGCACCACCATCCGCCGATCCCGGCGAACCGGCCACCCCGTCGGCGTTCGACCAGGTCCAGCGCGGCCTACCACTTCATCACCTCGCGCGCCTCGTCGGACGCTGATACCGCTGCATCGAACGCGCTGTCATCGCCTCTAGGCGGTAGACCTGCATGATCGCCATGGCGAATCGGCGCAGTGGTGCGGTTCGAGAGTTTGCGCGCGGAGTACCGGCGCGGAGTACGTGAAGTCGAGACGGGCCCTGTCCAGCGAGGGCTCACGGTCGGCGATGTCGCAATGCCCTTCACCCACCAGCCCGCGGCTGGGTCGGTGACCGGCTCGCGGGGCGTCATGCTCCAGGAATACCTGGCCGACGAGTTCGCCACGGATGCGGGCCGCGGTCTTGTCGAAGATCGACTCGAGGTGAGCCTGGACGGTATAGGCGGATGCGCCGAGCGCCCTGGCGATGTCTGTGGTGGCGCGGCCCTGGATGCAGAGCAGGGTCACCTGGCATCAGCGCTGCGACTATCGTCGCCACCGCGACGTGAGCGGCCGGGTCCGCGAGATCGACACCGCCCTGGATCAGGCAGGGGCGCGCGGGGGGGTCGTGGCACGACGACGAGGCCGACGCCCACCGTGTGCCTAGCCTCGTTTGCCTGTGCGCATACCCCGCACGATCCGCCGGAGCCGGCCCACCCGAGCCTGGATGTCACGCTCCGCGCCGTGATCGGTCGGGTGGTAGTAGTCGACGCCCACCAGTTCGTCCGGCGGATACTGTTGCGCGAGAACACCATCCGGATTGTCGTGCGGGTACCTGTAGCCCTGGGCGTTGCCCAGCTTCGCGGCACCCGCGTAGTGGCCGTCACGCAGGTGTGGTGGCACCGCGCCTGCCTTGCCCGCGGCGACATCGGCCATGGCCGCGCCGATCGCGGCGATGACGGCGCCCGATTTCGGGGCGGTGGCGAGGTGGATCGTGGCCTGCGCTAAAGCGAGTCGCCCCTCGGGCAGACCAACCAGCTGGACGACCTGGGCCGCGGCGGCCGCGGTCTGCAATGCGGTGGGGTCGGCCATGCCGATGTCTTCGCTGGCGTGGATCATCAAACGGCGGGCGATGAAGCGGGGATCCTCCCCCGCGCTGAGCATGCGCGCCAGGTAGTGCAGGGCGGCATCCACATCGGAGCCGCGAATGGACTTGATGAAGGCGCTGATCACGTCATAGTGCTGGTCGCCGGCACGGTCGTAGCGCACCGCGGCCTTATCGACGCTGGCCTCGACGAGATCCACGTCCACAGCGCCGTCCAGAGACGACTCGGCCGACGCCTCCAGCGCGGTCAAGGCACGGCGGGCGTCGCCGCCCGCGATGCGAACGATGTGATCGAGCGCGGCATCGGTCACCTTGTACTCGCCGTTGAGGCCGCGTTCATCGCCGATCGCGCGTTCCAGCACCAGACGGATATCGGCCTCGGTGAGAGACTGCAGCTGCAGTACCAGCGAGCGCGACAGCAATGGCGATACCACCGAGAAGGACGGATTCTCCGTCGTCGCGCCGACCAGCAGCACGATCCGGTTCTCCACCGCAGCCAGCAGTGCATCCTGCTGTGTCTTGGAGAAGCGGTGCACCTCGTCGATGAACAGCACGGTCTGCTCGCCCGCAGTGAGCCTGCGGCGCGCCACATCGATGACCGCGCGAACCTCTTTCACCCCCGCCGACAAGGCCGACAGGGCCTCGAAGCGCCGGCCGGTGGACTGCGAAATCAGCGAGGCGAGGGTGGTCTTCCCGGTGCCCGGCGGCCCGTACAGCAGCACCGACGCCGCGCCCGAACCCTCGATCAACCGCCGCAGTGGTGACCCCGGGCCGAGCAGATGCTGCTGGCCGACCACTTCGTCCAGCGCGGCGGGCCGCATCCGCACGGCAAGCGGGGCGCCCGCATCGCGGCGCACCACACTATCGATGGTGTGCTCCGTCGGCGCGGCATCGCCGGGCACGTCGAACAGGCCTTCGCTCACGCTGAGCAGGTTACCGAGACGCACCGACAACGCCACAGCGCAGCCGTTTCCTCGATGTTCACTGTGACGTCGGGCGGTCCGATTTGCGTGTCGACCGGACATCGGATGTGATCACTACCCGTGGCTGAAAACACGGTCGTTTCACACCCCGGCTCCCCCGGATCCCTCGCCCGGCGCACCCTGCTGAAGGGTGGCGCTGCAGCAGCGGCCGCCGCCACCACGCTGGTGGTCGCCGCACCGGCGCGCGGCGCTGCCGAACCGGTGTTCCGGCATGGCGTTGCCTCCGGCGATCCGCTGCCCGACGGGGTGATCCTGTGGACCCGCGTCACCGTATCCGATGCCGCGACACCGGGTTCTGGTGTCGGCGAAGCAGCGGCAGTGCGCTGGGAGGTCGCCGCCGACGAGCGGTTCACCTCGCTCGTCGCAGCCGGAACCGCCACGGCCACAGCGGATTCCGATCACACCGTCAAGATCGACGTGAGCGGGCTCGCACCCGGCACCCGCTATTACTACCGCTTCACCGCGTTCGGGGTGACCTCACCGGTCGGGCGCACCTGCACCGCACCCGCCGCCTCGGCCACCCCCGACCGCCTGCGGTTCGGCGTGGTCTCCTGCGCGAACTGGGAGGCCGGATACTTCGGCGCCTACCGGCACCTGGCGGCGCGTACCGATCTCGACGCGATCGTGCACCTCGGCGACTACATTTACGAGTACGGGTACGGCGAGTACGGCGGCCGCAACGGCTCGGTCCGCCCGCACGACCCCGCGAACGAGATCGTCACACTGGCCGACTATCGGATCCGACACGCGCAGTACAAGACCGATCCGGACCTGATGGGCCTGCATGCGCTCGTGCCGTTCATCTGCACCTGGGACGATCACGAGGCCGCCGACAACTCCTGGTCCGGCGGCTCCAGCCACCACAACCCCGCCCTCCAGGGCGACTGGCAGGACCGGCGCGCGGCGTCGGCCCGCGCCTACCTGGAGTGGATGCCGGTCCGCACCAGCGGCTCCGGCGCCGACGTGCAGATCTACCGGCGGCTGCGTTTCGGCACCCTCGCCGAACTGTCGATGCTCGACCTGCGCAGCTACCGCGATCAGGAGTCGAAGCCCGGCGCGGGCTGGCGCGAGATGGACAACCCGGCGCGCACCATCACCGGCAAGGCGCAAATGGAGTGGCTCACCGCCGGTTTGGCGTCCGCACCGGTGCGCTGGAAACTGGTCGGCAACTCGGTGATGATCGCACCGTTGGTGTTCCCGCCCCTGGAGCCGTCCACCACCGCGGCCGTCACGACCATGATGGGCGTGCCGCAGGCGGGCATTCCGGCCAACAGCGACCAGTGGGACGGCTACACCGCCGACCGGCAGCGGCTGTTCCGCGCGATCACCGACCAGCAGGTCGGTGATGTGGTCTTCCTGACCGGCGACATCCACTCCTCCTGGGCCGCAGATCTGCCCGTCGACGCCGCGAACTACCCGGGCGGACCGACCGTCGGCGCGGAATTCGTCGTCCCCTCCGTCACCTCCTCGAGTCTCGGCGAAATCATGAAGGCGCCACCACGCACGGTCGCGGTGCCGGTGGAAGAGTCGATCAAGGGCATCAACCACCACCTGCGCTACGTCGAACTGGATTCGCACGGCTACGGCGTGCTCGAGGTCAACCCCGACCAGACCCAGATGGACTGGTTCTATCTCACCGATGTCGCGGACCCGAATTCCGGCGTCCGCCACGGCGCCTCCTACGCCGTCCGCTCCGGCGGCCGCATCGAACCACGTCCGGCACTGCTGCCCTGACAACCGTCACGCCGAGATTCACCCGGCAAGTCGCGATACGCGAACCACGAATCGGGGCAGAATTCTTTTCCGACGGTTGTCGATTTCCGTCGAACTCGCTCGTCGGGATGAGTACGGGACCCGAACGGCGGGTTCCGCCATCGAAGGAGCGCTGTCATGAGCCAGTATCTGGTGCTGATCTATGAAGACGAGAATGCCTACGCGACCGCCTCACAGGAAGTCATGGGCGCGGTCTACCAGGACCACGTGACGTTCCAGGAGATCGCGGGCGATGCGCTACAAGGCGGAAACGCCCTGCAGCCGACCCCCACCGCCACCTCGATACGCAAGAACGACAACGGCGATTTCACCGTGACCGACGCGCCGTTCGGCGAGGCCAAGGAGGCGCTCGGCGGCTACTACCTGCTCGAGGCTCCTGATCTGGATGCCGCGATCGCACTGGCCAAGCAGGTGCCCGCCCGATTCGGCGGTGTCGAGGTGCGCCCGATCATGGTGTTCGAATAGACCGAGCGCAGGCAGGGAACGGGCGGTCGATGTCGATCCACACCCCCGCGGCCGAGCGGGCAGCCGCGGCCGTCGAGCAGGCGCACCGTCGCGAATGGGCCTTCGTGCTCGCCGCGACGGTGCGGCTGGTCCGCGATTTCGATCTGGCCGAGGAGTGCGTGCAGGACGCCTACGCCAAGGCGCTCACGGAGTGGGCGGCCGACGGCGTGCCTGCGAAACCCGGTGCCTGGCTCACCACCGTCGCCCGGCGTCGCGGCCTCGATCTGCTACGCCGCAATTCGACCATGCAGCGCAGCCTGCCGCTGCTGGTCACCGACCACGTCGAAGGCGACACAGCCGATCTCGCACTCGCCGCTGTCGACGCCGCCACCGATATCCCCGACGACCGACTCCGGCTGATCAGCACCTGCTGCCACCCGGCGCTGGCCCGCGAGGCTCAGGTGGCGCTCACCCTGCGCCTGGTCTGCGGCATCACCACCCCTGAGGTCGCACGCGCCTTCCTGCTCAGCGAGTCGACCATGGCGGCGCGAATCACGCGCGCCAAGAAGAAGATTGCGCTGGCAGGCATCCCCTATCGGGTGCCGTCGGTGCGGGAACTGCCGCAACGCCTCGACGCCATCTGCGCTGTCATCCATCTGTTGTTCACCACCGGCCACACCGCGCCGTCCGGCGATGCGCTCGTCCGTGCCGATCTCGTCGAGCGCGCACTGCAATTGGCGCGGATGATGCATGCGCTGGTGCCCGACGATCCGTCGATGACCGGTCTGCTGGCACTGATCCTGCTCACCGACGCCCGCAGGGCGGCACGCGTGACCGCGGACGGCGAACTGTGCACCCTCGAACATCAGGACCGTGCCCGGTGGGACCGTGCGGCCATCGCCGAGGGCGTCGCATTGGTGAAACACGCGCTGCCACATACTGACCGGTACACGCTGCAGGCCGCGATCGCAGCGGTGCACGATGAGGCGCCGAGCTGGGAACAGACCGACTGGCGGGAAATCACCGGTCTGTATGTTCTGCTGCTTCGGGAGTGGCCGTCCCCGGTGGCCCGCCTGAATTATGCGGTGGCGGTCGGGCTTTCCGGCAATCCGAGCCGCGCGCTCGCCCTGCTGAACGACCTTGCCGCCGAGCCCGCCCTGGCCACCTACGGCTACCTGGAGGCCGCTCGAGCGGCGTTCCTCGCCCGGCTCGGCCGCACCGCAGATGCCGCGACGGCCTATGAACGGGCGCTGCTGCTGACCGAGAACACCGTCGAACGCGCCTATCTGGAAAAACGTGCGGCCGAACTCGACCCGTGACCACGGCACCGTCTTCGAATGCCCCACATATCGAATCCGGCATGCACCGGACGAATCCTGTTCGGTCCAGACCTGTTCGGACCGGTCGGTTACTCGGACCAGCGCTCTTCGAGCATGGCCGAGACATCCTCGGCGAAGTCGCCGACAGCATCGTCACCCGTGCAGCGGGCGTCCTCGGCCAGCGCCGCCCAACGGTTGATCAATGCCTCCGAGCGCGGCACCGAGAGCCCGTGCTCGCGAGCCGCGGCGATGCGGGCATGGTCCGCGGGCAGGAACCAATAGGTCGACAGCCACACCCAGATCAGGCGGGCCTCCAGGATGCGCTCGGCGAGCACGTCGTCGTCGGCCAGTGCCTGCCAGACGCCGACGACCTCCGAACGCCACGCCTCTACCATCTGCTGTGCGCGTTCGCGGGACAGTTCGAAGTCGCACAGGCATCCAGGGAAAGACACCAGCGCGTAGGCGATGTCGAGGGTGGCATCACGGAAACCGCCCCATTCGTAGTCGAGGAACCGCGCGCCCTCCTCGTTCAGGATGACATTGTCCGGGCACAGATCCGAGGGACTGAAGGCGCGGAAACGCCCCGCGGAGAACAGGCGGTTACCACGCACGATCCGCTCAGCGATCTCACCGGGCACCTCGATGCCGAGCTCGCGCTGCAGCATGCCGGGCACCTCGGAGATTGCGGCCTCGGCCTGCTGCGCGATGCCGTCGACCCGGTGCACCACATCGACGCGGCGCAGCAGCGCGACGAAATCCGCCTCGCGCCCAACAGTTGCCGCATGCATTCTGCCGAGCGCCTGCGCGAAGGCCATCAACCCGTTACGGGTCGCAGGCTCCGAGCCGGACTGCAGGACTGCGGTGATGCTGGCGTTGTCACCGAGGTCGCTGAGGATGAGCAACCGGTCGGGCAGGCTGTGCGCTATCAGGTACGCGCCGGGTCGTTGCTCGCGACTGAGCGCAGTCGTGAACTGGTAGGACACCGCTTCGCGTAGGAATGCGGAGTCGATGCTGGCCACACCGGGCGCTAGCCCTCCGGTGCGGCGATCCTCTGCGGAGCCACGGACCTGCTTGACAATCAGCGTTCGTGGCAACGAAAAGGCGTTCTCTGAAACACGTACGCGTAGGACTGTTGTCCTGCCACTGCCGCTGAGCTCGATCGGATCGCTCAGCTTCACCGGAGCACCCATTCGCTTGGTAAGCAACTGTTGCGCTGCGGACACGACTTCGGCGGCGCGTTCGGCCAATAGTGCGGTCATCGCCATTCAAGCTACTCGCACCGGGTCACTTCTAGCGAGCAGTTACACAACCTTTCCGCGTCGTTCGGCGTGTCTCGGTCGAGGTTGCGGAACGAGCGCTCCTTGCTTGACACCATTGCGCGCGTCCGGTTTTCTCATCGTCAACTGCCGTGCGCCACACCGCAAACCAGTTGCGTCGAAAGGTCTACGACAATGGCCGACACACCGTCATCCACACCGAACGATCCAGCTGGCGAGTCTCCCGAGCACAGCGGTGGCGAGAAGTTCGCCGCGCAGGGTCAGCACGAAAGCTCCGACCCGCAGTCGCCGAGCGCCGGCACCGGCACCGAGCACGGCCGCCACGAGATGGCGGGTCCCGCCGGGTACCCGCAGTTCGAGGGCCCGGGCGCGGCGCAGTACGGCAGCGAACCGGTGGAGCCACCGCCCGCGGCGGCTCCGATGCCGCAGGCCCCACCCCCTCAACAACCGCCTGCGCCGCACCAGCCGACCTACGGTCCGCCGGGGACCGGTCCGGCGGGTCCCCAGCCCGGCAAGATGCCGCCGCCCGGGATGCAGCCCTACCCCGGCGCAACACCGCCACCGCCCAGCATCATGCCGCCACCGCCCGGCGGCCCGCTGCCGACCTACGGCTATCAAGCCGCTGACAACGTTCCTCGCAGTCTCGATGTCGGCAACGCGTTGAGCTACGGCTGGGAGAGGTTCCGGGCGAATCCGCTGCCGTGGCTCGGCACCACCGCGGTCGGCGTACTCATCTATCTCGCGTTCGTCCTCGTCGTCCGGATCACGAATCCGACGTCGATGCTGCCCGTGCTGCTGATCTTCCTGGCCGTGATGGTCGGGATCTGGCTGCTCCAGGCCGCGCTCGTCCGTGGCGCGCTGTACGAAACCGACGGCTACAAACCGGTTTTCGGGTCGTACTTCCACTTCGTGAACGCGGGCAATGTGCTGCTGACCGCACTGCTGGCGTTCGTGCTCACGGGGATCGGTTTCGCGCTGTGTGTCCTGCCGGGGGTCATCGCCGGGTTCCTGTGCATGTTCGCGCTGCACTATGTCGTGGATCAGGATCTGGGCCCGTTTGCCGCGATCAAGGCCAGCGCCACCCTTGTTGTCACCAATGCCGGGCCGGTGCTGTTGCTCGCTCTCGCGGTCATGGTGCTGACCGTCGTCGGCACGATTCTGTGCGGTCTCGGTTTGTTCGTTGCCGCGCCGGTGGCAACTATCGCGGTGACCTTCGCCTACCGCACCCTGACCGCCGGCATGGTCGCGCCGCTCTGAAAACTGGAGCGTGCGGTCGCTAGCCGACCAGCGACCGCATTCCGACCCACTGCTTGAAGCGCGATATGGGTCCGCCCTCGCTGCCTGCGCGAGGGCGCATCTCCAGCACGATCACCCCGGCCACCACGATGCCCGCCAGATTCACCGCCAGCTGGCCGGCCGACATGAACGCGATACGCCATTCCCCCATGGTGGCCGCGACCACGGCGAATCCGGCCGCGGGCACCGTCGTCACCGAAATGAACACCCCGATAAGGGCGGCCGATTTCGCGGTGACCAACGAAAGCATCCCCGCCCCACCGGCGAGCAGCGCGACGACGAGCGAAAACGGACCGACCTCGTAGATGAAGTCGACGTTCTTGATGTCCTCGATGCCTGCGAGGTCGATCCAGCCGAACTGCTCCCAGGCCAGCGTCGCCGCCAGGGTGAACAGCATGGCCACCGGGAACCCGATCGCCAGCGCGAGCGCCGAACGGCGCGCGAGCCGAAAATCACGACGCACCAACCCCACTGCGAACGCCGCCAGCGGTCCGAACTCCGGGCCGACGACCATCGCACCGACGATCGTCACCGGCGAGTCCGTCGCCACACCAACGGCTGCGAGCAGACAGGCGATGGTGAGGAAGGCGACGAAGGTGGAGTTGAGCGACGACTCCTCATGCACCTGGTTGAGCAGCTCCTCCCACACCACCGCATCGGTCGGATCGCCCGGCGCCTCCGTGATCGCGCGCTCCCCGGCATCGGAGAGCACGGTCTCCACTGGTCCGAGAGTGATGCCGCCGGAATGGGTGATGCCGAGCGAGGTGAGGTCGGCCAGCACATCGTTGGCCGCCTCTCGCGCGACATCGGCCTGCACCAGATCCCCCGCAGGCTCGACGGCGATACCCCGCGCCAGCGTCACATGCGTAACGCCCGGATCCGCGGCCAGCACCGACATCACCTTGTCGGTCACATCGGGTGGGCTGATCATACGCAAGTGCAGCAATGGATCCCCTGGTGGTCAGCGTCGATCGAACGACATCGAAAACTGACCAGAAGGTACCGCCTGTGCCGTCGAGCCCGCCATTCCCCGATACGGTCCGCAACCCCCACGTCGGCGATGCCGTTCAGGGGCTGGTTTCGGTCCGGCCACTGCGGGCACTTCCCGGCAGATCCGGCAATCCCGCCTTCTCGACGCGAGAAGTACCCGCTGAGTCCGTGACGGGCACCAACTGAAGGGCAGTAGGCGGACTACTCCACGGTGCGCTCGCCCGTGGCATCGTCGCCCTTCGCCTCGGGGGCCTTCTTCTTCTCCGGTTTGAAGTCGAGCCCGGCTTCCTTGCGCTGCTGCGGGGTGATCGGCGCGGGCGCGTCGGTCAGCGGGTCGACGCCGCCGCCGGTCTTCGGGAAGGCGATCACCTCGCGGATCGAGTCGAGCCCGGCGAGCAGCGCAGTGATGCGGTCCCAGCCGAAGGCGATACCGCCGTGCGGGGGCGCGCCGAAAGCGAAGGCATCCAACAGGAATCCGAACTTCTCCTGCGCCTCCTCATGGCTGATGCCCATCACCTTGAAGACCCGCTCCTGGACATCCCTGCGGTGAATACGGATGCTGCCGCCGCCGATTTCGTTGCCGTTACAGACGATGTCGTAGGCGTAGGCGAGCGCGGAGCCGGGATCGGTGTCGAAGGTGTCGATGGACTCCGGCTTCGGCGAGGTGAACGCGTGATGCACCGCCGTCCAGGCCGAATAACCCAGCGCCACATCGCCGCTCGCGGTCGCATCGGCCGTCGGCTCGAACATCGGCGCGTCCACGATCCAGACGAAGGCCCACGCGTTCTCGTCGATCAGGCCGACCTTGCGGGCGATCTCCCCGCGAGCCGCACCGAGCAGCGCGCGCTGCGCCTTGGCCGGACCGGCCGCGAAGAACACACAGTCACCGGGCTCTGCGCCGACGTGCTTGGCGAGGCCATCGCGCTCGGACTCGCTGAGGTTCTTGGCGACCGGACCGCCGAGCGTGCCGTCCTCCTGCACCAGCACATACGCCAGGCCCTTCGCGCCGCGTTGCTTGGCCCATTCCTGCCATGCGTCGAGCTGACGCCGCGGCTGGCTCGCACCGCCCGGCATCACGACCGCGCCGACGTACTCGGCCTGGAAGACCCGGAAAGGCGTGTCCTTGAAGTACTCCGCGCACTCGGTGATCTCGACACCGAACCGCAGATCCGGCTTGTCGCTACCGAAGCGACGCATCGCCTCCGCGTAGGTCATGTGTGGAATCGGGAAGGGGATCTCGTAGCCGACCAGCTGCCACAGCGCCGCCAGGATCTCCTCGGCGACCAGGATCACGTCCTCCTGGCGCACGAAGCTCATCTCGAGGTCGAGCTGGGTGAACTCGGGCTGACGATCGGCGCGGAAATCCTCGTCGCGGTAGCAGCGGGCGATCTGGTAGTACCGCTCGATCCCACCGACCATGAGCAGCTGCTTGAACAGCTGCGGGCTCTGCGGCAGTGCGTAGAAGCTGCCGGGCTGCAAACGCGCGGGCACCACGAAGTCGCGAGCGCCTTCGGGCGTCGAGCGGGTCAGCGTCGGGGTCTCCACCTCGATGAACTCGTGGGAAGCCAGCACCGCGCGGGCGGCGGCGTTGACCTTCGACCGCAGGCGAATGGCCTTACCCGGCGTCTCACGACGCAGGTCGAGGTAGCGGTACTTGAGGCGGGCCTCGTCACCAGGCTGCTCATCGAGCTGGAACGGCAGCGGGGCGCTCTCGTTGAGCACCTCGAGCTCGGTGACGTTCACCTCGATGCCGCCGGTCGGCAGCTCCGGGTTCTCGTTACCGTCCGGCCGCAGCTCGACCACGCCGGTGACCCGGACGCAATACTCGGCGCGTAGCCGGTGTGCCTGCGCGGCGGGCTCGCCCTCGCGGAACACCGCCTGCGCCACACCCGACGCATCGCGCAGATCGATGAAGATCACGCCACCATGGTCACGTCGCCGGGCCACCCAACCGGTGAGGGTGACGGTCTGACCGGCGTGCTCGCTTCGCAGCGAACCAGCCAAGTGGGTGCGCAGCACTGGATTCCTTTCGACGACTTTCGGCACCGGCAGGCAATGGCCAGGTGCGGTAGCCATCGTAGCCAGCCGGGTTGCCGAGCCGGAAACCGATATCGCCGCTGCTACCCGCCGGTGTCTGCGCGGCAGACACGCCACGCAGTCGAACCGTTCGTCGCCCCGCCCATCGTAGTGAGAATGTTCGTCGGGCGGAAACCGACATCCGCCTTCCCGTTTCGGGCCAGGAAACAAAGACCCTGGAGTTGCCCAACCCGATTGCGCCGGAACCGACCGTAACGAGAGGAGACAGCGGCGACACGACCAGATGATCAATCAAATCTGCGGCTGCAGCCGCAGATAACTGCATCAGCCTCGACAATCACACAGAACGATTATGGTGCCGCTGCTCGACCACGGCGTCTCCAGATCAAACCGGCTTGTGTAGATTGTTCACTTTGGACCCGCCGATAGAGCGCCATAATTTCCAGACCGAACGACGGACAAAGAATACCGCCAAGATCCCTACCAGGGCAAACAT includes these proteins:
- the alaS gene encoding alanine--tRNA ligase → MQTHEIRRRFLDHFVRAGHTEVPSASLILADPNLLFVNAGMVQFVPFFLGQQTPPYATATSVQKCVRTGDIENVGVTTRHNTFFQMAGNFSFGDYFKREAITFAWSLLTGSVEDGGYGFDPQRLWATVYLDDDEAEQIWLEVGVPVERIQRRGMADNYWSMGIPGPCGPCSEIYFDRGPEYGIEGGPEADEDRYLEIWNLVFMQNERGAGTGKDNFEILGPLPKKNIDTGMGVERVAFLLQGVDNVYETDLLRPIIDKAEELTGRSYGVTHEDDVRFRVIADHARTGAMLIADGVNPGNDGRGYVLRRLLRRIVRSARLLGAEKPVMGDFMKVVSDLMSPSYPELATDFRRIETVAVGEETAFLKTLNTGSTLFDNTAAAVKAKGSNTIAGSDAFTLHDTYGFPIDLTLEMAAEAGLAVDEDGFRSLMAEQRKRAKDDAQARKHAHADLSVYKELVDRGATEFTGFDELTSEAHVLALIADGVRVPVATVGQDVEVILDRSPLYAESGGQIADRGSITAAGVKLRVNDVQKIAKKLWVHKTTVEQGQLTEGDVVLAQADPAWRRGATQGHSGTHMVHAALRQILGPNAVQAGSLNKPGYLRFDFNWQGQLSEQQKNDIEAVSNDAVGADFPVNTFVTDLTKAKQMGAMALFGENYGDEVRVVEIGGPFSMELCGGTHVQHSSQIGPITLLGESSVGSGVRRVEAFVGLDSYKYLAKERALLAGVASSLKVPSEEVPGRVEQLVERLKTAEKELERTKVAAVLSAAGKFVEEAERIGSVLLVAAAAPEGVTAGDLRTLATDIRGRFGSSPAIVVLLGNADGKVPFVVTVNKAAQDLGFKAGDLVGSFGPSIAGRGGGKPEMAQGAGSDPSGIEVGLASVRARVVELAG
- a CDS encoding helix-turn-helix transcriptional regulator yields the protein MTLLCIQGRATTDIARALGASAYTVQAHLESIFDKTAARIRGELVGQVFLEHDAPRAGHRPSRGLVGEGHCDIADREPSLDRARLDFTYSAPVLRAQTLEPHHCADSPWRSCRSTA
- a CDS encoding replication-associated recombination protein A yields the protein MSEGLFDVPGDAAPTEHTIDSVVRRDAGAPLAVRMRPAALDEVVGQQHLLGPGSPLRRLIEGSGAASVLLYGPPGTGKTTLASLISQSTGRRFEALSALSAGVKEVRAVIDVARRRLTAGEQTVLFIDEVHRFSKTQQDALLAAVENRIVLLVGATTENPSFSVVSPLLSRSLVLQLQSLTEADIRLVLERAIGDERGLNGEYKVTDAALDHIVRIAGGDARRALTALEASAESSLDGAVDVDLVEASVDKAAVRYDRAGDQHYDVISAFIKSIRGSDVDAALHYLARMLSAGEDPRFIARRLMIHASEDIGMADPTALQTAAAAAQVVQLVGLPEGRLALAQATIHLATAPKSGAVIAAIGAAMADVAAGKAGAVPPHLRDGHYAGAAKLGNAQGYRYPHDNPDGVLAQQYPPDELVGVDYYHPTDHGAERDIQARVGRLRRIVRGMRTGKRG
- a CDS encoding alkaline phosphatase D family protein, which encodes MAENTVVSHPGSPGSLARRTLLKGGAAAAAAATTLVVAAPARGAAEPVFRHGVASGDPLPDGVILWTRVTVSDAATPGSGVGEAAAVRWEVAADERFTSLVAAGTATATADSDHTVKIDVSGLAPGTRYYYRFTAFGVTSPVGRTCTAPAASATPDRLRFGVVSCANWEAGYFGAYRHLAARTDLDAIVHLGDYIYEYGYGEYGGRNGSVRPHDPANEIVTLADYRIRHAQYKTDPDLMGLHALVPFICTWDDHEAADNSWSGGSSHHNPALQGDWQDRRAASARAYLEWMPVRTSGSGADVQIYRRLRFGTLAELSMLDLRSYRDQESKPGAGWREMDNPARTITGKAQMEWLTAGLASAPVRWKLVGNSVMIAPLVFPPLEPSTTAAVTTMMGVPQAGIPANSDQWDGYTADRQRLFRAITDQQVGDVVFLTGDIHSSWAADLPVDAANYPGGPTVGAEFVVPSVTSSSLGEIMKAPPRTVAVPVEESIKGINHHLRYVELDSHGYGVLEVNPDQTQMDWFYLTDVADPNSGVRHGASYAVRSGGRIEPRPALLP
- a CDS encoding YciI family protein, producing the protein MSQYLVLIYEDENAYATASQEVMGAVYQDHVTFQEIAGDALQGGNALQPTPTATSIRKNDNGDFTVTDAPFGEAKEALGGYYLLEAPDLDAAIALAKQVPARFGGVEVRPIMVFE